In a genomic window of Niallia taxi:
- a CDS encoding CynX/NimT family MFS transporter, with product MDLSKSSEYNKTKSISIYLLIAGIVLVAFNLRPAITSLGPLVGFIQEDVGLAHWSSGLLMSLPLITFSIMSPLVPKISSRLSNEKALLLGLIVLLTGICSRSIPYTFFLFAGTLLIGIGIAIGNVLLPAIVKDKFPTKFGLMTSVYSTSMGIFASLASGLSVPLAEGNGLGWQGAQMVWGIPAVAAIIVWFYLQKYNRNDSAEVTNTNLVTPTKVWSSPIAWQIAIFMGFQSFLFYVTISWLPEILHSYGMSIETAGWMLSFMQLVGLPASFFIPFVASRLKSQSWIAFGLGICAILGYFGLLVSADHYPILIISIILIGLALGGIFPLALSLIGFRSHSAKQAAELSGMAQSTGYILAAVGPLFIGSLFDWTHVWSIPLITLIFVAAIVTIFGMMAGRDRHI from the coding sequence ATGGACTTATCAAAATCATCTGAGTATAACAAAACTAAATCTATTTCTATTTATTTACTTATTGCAGGGATTGTCCTTGTCGCTTTCAACCTTCGCCCGGCAATTACTTCTTTAGGACCTCTTGTCGGCTTTATTCAGGAAGACGTTGGACTAGCCCATTGGAGTTCAGGGTTACTGATGAGCTTGCCATTAATCACATTTTCCATCATGTCACCTCTCGTACCGAAAATATCCAGCCGGTTATCAAATGAAAAGGCGCTTCTTCTCGGTCTAATTGTATTATTAACAGGCATTTGTTCTAGATCTATTCCATATACCTTTTTCCTTTTCGCTGGGACATTACTAATCGGAATTGGCATAGCTATCGGCAATGTGCTCCTGCCAGCAATTGTTAAGGATAAATTCCCAACAAAGTTTGGTCTCATGACAAGTGTATACTCTACTTCAATGGGTATTTTCGCTTCCTTAGCTTCAGGTCTTAGTGTTCCGCTAGCTGAAGGGAACGGTCTAGGCTGGCAAGGTGCTCAAATGGTGTGGGGCATTCCTGCTGTAGCAGCGATTATTGTCTGGTTTTATTTACAGAAATACAATCGGAATGATAGTGCTGAAGTTACAAATACAAATCTAGTTACTCCAACAAAAGTTTGGTCTTCTCCGATTGCATGGCAAATCGCTATTTTCATGGGATTTCAGTCGTTTTTATTTTATGTGACAATTTCATGGCTGCCAGAAATTCTGCATAGCTATGGAATGAGCATAGAGACTGCGGGATGGATGTTATCCTTTATGCAATTAGTAGGTTTACCTGCCAGCTTTTTTATCCCATTTGTGGCAAGCCGTCTCAAGTCCCAATCTTGGATTGCCTTCGGTTTGGGCATTTGCGCCATTTTAGGCTATTTCGGGTTATTGGTTAGTGCTGACCACTATCCTATTTTAATTATCAGCATTATATTAATTGGTTTAGCTCTTGGCGGCATATTCCCATTAGCACTAAGCTTAATTGGTTTCCGTTCACATAGTGCGAAGCAAGCAGCAGAGCTTTCAGGTATGGCACAATCAACAGGCTATATTCTAGCTGCAGTTGGACCATTATTCATCGGTTCCCTATTTGATTGGACACATGTATGGTCCATCCCACTAATCACTCTTATTTTTGTAGCAGCGATTGTAACAATATTTGGAATGATGGCAGGACGGGACAGACATATTTAA
- a CDS encoding M20/M25/M40 family metallo-hydrolase, with translation MEKWSTKEQLVDLLCNLVKIPSITGTKAEKELPDYVINQLTSLKYFQENPQHLQKNPTGDGTYFVTGLVKKQPLTKKTVILISHFDVVDVEDYGRWKEYAFDPQKITELFRQHKEELPRQVKNDMETGNWLFGRGTMDMKCGLALHMSMIEKACNGEFDGNILLVTVPDEEVNSVGMRAAVPLLLEIAQKHDLEYVTVLNGEPMFMRYPGDQNKYLYTGSIGKLLPGFLCYGKETHVGEPFAGLNANFMVSLLTEEFELNTDLCEIVEGEITPPPTNLIQYGIKKDYSVQIPHRAVTLFNLFLLEKKMDDIVTSLKETADRAAANIASSYQKQALAFAKFTPFVPPDMKVTVLTFDELSKYAVTKYGKESVESIHANILKNKGAMDDREATIKMVDKLAILCKELAPMMILFFAPPFYPAISSYKDPLINNAVQAIQKYGLASHGVDFEKRNYFNGISDLSYAGLQYPAASMISLTANMPMWERGYSVPLKDLEVLNVPVLNIGPVGFDAHQWTERLDIDYAFETLKDILFFSITKIFAANPSVSHHENG, from the coding sequence ATGGAGAAATGGAGTACAAAGGAGCAATTAGTTGACCTTTTATGTAATCTTGTCAAGATTCCAAGCATTACAGGCACAAAAGCCGAAAAGGAGCTGCCTGACTATGTCATAAATCAGTTAACAAGCTTAAAATATTTCCAAGAGAATCCGCAGCATCTGCAAAAAAATCCAACAGGTGACGGAACGTATTTTGTTACTGGTCTTGTAAAAAAACAACCACTAACGAAAAAGACAGTCATACTTATCAGTCATTTTGATGTAGTAGATGTAGAGGATTATGGAAGATGGAAGGAATACGCATTTGATCCCCAAAAAATCACAGAATTATTTCGACAGCATAAGGAAGAACTGCCAAGACAGGTCAAAAACGATATGGAAACAGGAAATTGGTTATTTGGCAGGGGAACAATGGACATGAAATGTGGGCTTGCCCTCCATATGTCTATGATAGAAAAAGCATGCAACGGAGAATTCGATGGAAACATTCTGCTAGTGACAGTTCCAGATGAGGAAGTAAATTCTGTCGGAATGAGAGCGGCTGTCCCACTTTTATTAGAAATCGCACAAAAACATGACTTGGAATATGTGACGGTATTAAATGGTGAGCCGATGTTTATGCGATATCCCGGTGACCAAAATAAATATTTATATACGGGGTCGATTGGAAAATTGCTTCCAGGCTTTTTGTGCTATGGAAAAGAAACCCATGTTGGGGAACCCTTTGCAGGATTAAATGCAAATTTTATGGTCTCTTTATTGACAGAGGAATTCGAATTAAACACCGATTTATGCGAAATAGTAGAGGGGGAAATCACTCCGCCGCCAACTAATTTGATACAGTATGGGATTAAAAAGGATTATTCTGTGCAAATTCCGCATCGGGCCGTAACACTATTCAATTTATTTTTATTAGAGAAGAAAATGGATGATATTGTGACATCATTAAAAGAGACAGCTGACAGAGCGGCAGCAAACATAGCTAGTTCTTATCAAAAACAAGCTCTTGCCTTTGCTAAATTTACTCCATTTGTGCCACCGGACATGAAGGTTACTGTATTAACATTTGATGAACTTAGTAAGTATGCTGTGACAAAGTATGGAAAAGAAAGTGTGGAAAGTATTCATGCAAATATCCTGAAAAACAAGGGGGCGATGGATGATAGAGAGGCAACGATTAAAATGGTCGATAAGCTAGCGATTTTATGTAAGGAATTGGCACCGATGATGATTTTGTTTTTTGCGCCGCCCTTTTATCCAGCGATAAGCTCCTATAAAGATCCATTAATCAATAATGCTGTGCAAGCCATTCAGAAATATGGATTAGCTTCTCATGGAGTAGATTTTGAAAAAAGAAATTACTTTAATGGTATATCCGATTTAAGCTATGCTGGTTTACAGTATCCCGCTGCATCCATGATATCACTTACCGCTAATATGCCAATGTGGGAGAGGGGATACTCTGTACCACTTAAAGATTTAGAAGTATTGAACGTACCTGTTTTAAATATCGGACCTGTTGGTTTTGATGCACATCAGTGGACCGAAAGATTGGATATCGACTATGCATTTGAAACATTAAAGGATATTCTGTTCTTCAGCATTACAAAAATATTTGCAGCCAATCCATCTGTATCACATCATGAGAATGGATAA
- a CDS encoding CBO0543 family protein, translating to MFKRNELNFLRLLFFASIGLLINMIRKPPLKEWLIIFLFKSYIASILDNLAVKKGYITYPVRIFRTFDISVLFSYLIFPVTCVYYNHASKDSKLLGIVIKCLLFSIPSAITEHFIEKNTKLVQYKKGWNSYYSFFSIAFSFLFVRLFMAIVRKAEKVQANN from the coding sequence ATGTTTAAACGGAATGAATTAAACTTCTTACGACTATTATTCTTTGCCAGCATTGGATTATTGATAAATATGATTAGAAAGCCACCTTTAAAGGAGTGGCTGATTATCTTTTTGTTTAAAAGCTACATTGCATCAATATTAGATAATCTTGCTGTTAAAAAAGGCTATATTACATACCCTGTTAGAATATTTAGGACGTTCGACATTAGTGTGCTTTTCAGCTACTTAATCTTTCCTGTCACTTGTGTTTATTACAACCACGCATCAAAAGATTCAAAATTGCTCGGAATAGTGATCAAGTGCCTTCTTTTCAGCATTCCATCAGCAATTACAGAACATTTTATTGAGAAAAATACGAAGCTGGTCCAATATAAAAAGGGCTGGAACTCTTATTACAGCTTTTTTTCCATTGCTTTCTCCTTCTTATTTGTTAGGTTATTTATGGCTATTGTTCGCAAGGCGGAAAAAGTACAAGCAAATAATTAA
- a CDS encoding IclR family transcriptional regulator: MVQSIDRALNIIKLIASEKGEWWSISEIADSLRLPVSTVHRLLNTLIQHRLVQQNQNTKQYKLGSLWMEIGLRELEKADYRTKAREVMEVLALQVEESIYFNIPDGKEAIIIERVDSPTNVRIIDKIGLRIPLHIGAPNKTILAYMPEETIEANVKELLPSSKEKQKELYGHLALIKEQGYATSFSERTDGTLSVAAPVFNFNHDIVGAISIGVVQYRVSDERLSYLIHCIKKAADEISTAIGRTT, translated from the coding sequence ATGGTACAGTCTATCGATAGAGCATTAAACATTATCAAGTTAATTGCTTCTGAAAAAGGAGAATGGTGGTCCATTTCAGAAATCGCTGATAGCTTGCGTCTTCCGGTAAGTACGGTCCATCGCTTACTGAATACACTCATTCAACATCGCTTAGTACAGCAAAACCAAAATACGAAGCAATATAAACTCGGAAGCTTATGGATGGAGATCGGCTTAAGGGAGCTTGAGAAGGCTGATTATAGAACGAAAGCACGAGAAGTGATGGAAGTATTAGCACTTCAAGTAGAGGAAAGTATCTATTTCAATATTCCGGACGGAAAGGAAGCTATCATAATAGAACGTGTAGACAGTCCAACAAATGTGCGAATCATTGACAAAATCGGACTGCGAATTCCCCTTCATATCGGAGCGCCAAATAAGACAATTCTAGCTTATATGCCAGAAGAGACAATTGAGGCAAATGTAAAGGAGCTACTGCCATCATCTAAAGAAAAACAAAAAGAATTATATGGCCATTTAGCTCTTATTAAAGAACAGGGCTATGCTACTAGCTTCAGTGAAAGAACAGATGGAACATTGTCTGTTGCAGCACCTGTCTTTAATTTTAATCACGATATTGTCGGGGCAATCAGTATTGGTGTCGTCCAATATCGTGTTAGTGACGAACGTTTATCCTATTTGATTCATTGTATAAAGAAAGCGGCAGACGAAATTTCAACAGCAATAGGCAGAACCACATAA
- a CDS encoding ornithine--oxo-acid transaminase, whose translation MSLSERIIRQTEKYGANNYHPLPIVIEKAEGVWVEDPENTKYMDMLSAYSAVNQGHRHPKIIAALKNQADKVTLTSRAFHHSQLGPWYEKLSKWTNKDMTLPMNTGAEAVETAIKAARRWAYDVKGIKANSAEIIACTGNFHGRTMAAVSLSSEAEYQRGFGPLLPGFKLIPYGDLDSLKQAITPNTAAFLIEPIQGEAGIILPPPGFIKAAFELCQKHNVLFIADEIQVGLGRTGKMFAYEWEDIEPDMLILGKALGGGVFPISCVVANKDILGVFNPGSHGSTFGGNPLACAVSIAALEVIEDEKLAERSHELGSYFLAKLQEIKNPVIKEVRGRGLFIGMELYEEARPYCERLKDLGLLCKETHDTVIRFAPPLIITAQELDWALERINQVFTAK comes from the coding sequence ATGTCTTTATCGGAAAGGATTATAAGGCAAACGGAAAAATATGGAGCAAACAATTATCACCCCCTGCCAATAGTGATTGAAAAAGCGGAAGGGGTATGGGTGGAAGACCCAGAAAACACAAAATATATGGATATGCTTAGTGCCTATTCGGCCGTAAACCAAGGACATCGGCATCCGAAAATTATTGCGGCTTTAAAAAATCAAGCTGATAAAGTGACATTAACCTCCCGCGCCTTTCACCATAGTCAGCTCGGTCCATGGTATGAGAAGCTTAGTAAATGGACAAATAAGGATATGACATTGCCGATGAATACTGGTGCAGAGGCTGTCGAAACAGCTATTAAAGCGGCAAGACGCTGGGCCTATGATGTAAAAGGCATCAAAGCTAATTCGGCAGAAATTATTGCATGCACAGGAAATTTCCACGGCCGCACGATGGCCGCCGTTTCGTTATCGTCTGAGGCTGAATATCAGCGTGGTTTCGGTCCATTGCTTCCTGGCTTTAAACTCATTCCTTACGGAGATTTAGACAGTCTTAAACAAGCGATTACCCCAAATACGGCAGCATTTTTAATCGAGCCAATTCAAGGGGAAGCTGGTATTATCCTCCCACCTCCAGGCTTTATTAAAGCGGCATTTGAGTTATGTCAAAAGCATAACGTTCTCTTTATCGCAGATGAAATTCAAGTTGGCCTTGGCAGAACAGGAAAAATGTTTGCCTATGAGTGGGAAGACATCGAGCCAGACATGCTTATATTGGGCAAAGCACTTGGTGGAGGCGTATTTCCTATTTCCTGTGTTGTTGCTAACAAGGACATACTCGGCGTATTCAATCCAGGATCACACGGGTCCACATTTGGCGGAAACCCACTTGCATGTGCCGTCTCCATCGCAGCATTAGAAGTCATTGAGGATGAAAAGCTTGCAGAACGGTCCCATGAGCTTGGCTCTTATTTTCTTGCCAAACTGCAAGAAATCAAGAACCCGGTAATTAAAGAAGTTCGTGGCAGAGGATTATTTATCGGCATGGAATTATATGAGGAAGCACGACCATATTGTGAGCGGTTGAAGGATCTTGGCTTGCTTTGCAAAGAAACGCACGATACTGTAATTCGGTTTGCGCCGCCGCTGATTATCACAGCGCAGGAATTGGATTGGGCACTTGAAAGGATTAATCAGGTGTTTACCGCAAAATAA